In Micromonospora sp. NBC_01813, the following are encoded in one genomic region:
- a CDS encoding amidohydrolase: MTGGDLLVVGDVPTLDPAGPRAEAVAIRAGRIVAVGDLRAARAALPAGTPQLAPPGGIVLPGFVDSHVHLIWAGRAAARVGLDDVVSVRDVADRITGYARRHPTRRWIEADAGFDPGDLAERRLPTAAELEAAAPGRPVLLDRKGHDGIANVTALRLAGVTAATPDPPGGRIDRHPDGTPTGLLVEHPAVALVRAVIPEPDQATRIGWITAGQAELLAHGITTAVDPAVPAAELAAYAAAGRSGALRLRTVAMPLGGDDVDDAELLRTLDELDFDRAAPRLLRAGPTKLFLDGGGSLGTALRSTPWPGTDDYHGNQSLRTATLRAHCVAAAAHGRGVGVHAVGDAAIDLTLSVFAEVAAHTPITGLGFHLIHAYLGPGPVTMATARRLGVPVSAHPALQWAFGLNLIERLGEPAAAAANPLRSWLDAGVTVGGGSDGPGPPMSVLHGIWQARTRRVRGRDEPLGPDQAVTASEALALFTSGAAEVAGNRRAGWGGGVLRVGEPADLTVLDVDPLTPDADALLAGTVLATVVAGEVRYAAS, translated from the coding sequence GTGACCGGCGGTGACCTGCTCGTCGTCGGCGACGTGCCCACCCTGGATCCGGCCGGTCCGCGCGCCGAGGCCGTCGCGATCCGCGCCGGGCGGATCGTCGCCGTCGGCGACCTACGTGCCGCCCGCGCAGCCCTTCCCGCCGGTACGCCGCAGCTCGCCCCGCCCGGCGGGATCGTGCTGCCCGGGTTCGTCGACAGCCACGTGCACCTGATCTGGGCCGGCCGGGCCGCCGCCCGGGTCGGGCTGGACGACGTGGTCAGCGTCCGCGACGTCGCCGACCGGATCACCGGGTACGCCCGTCGCCATCCGACCCGCCGGTGGATCGAGGCAGACGCCGGCTTCGACCCCGGTGACCTGGCCGAGCGCCGTCTTCCGACGGCGGCCGAGTTGGAGGCCGCCGCGCCGGGGCGGCCGGTGCTGCTCGACCGCAAGGGCCACGACGGGATCGCCAACGTGACCGCGCTGCGGCTGGCCGGGGTCACCGCCGCCACCCCGGATCCGCCGGGCGGGCGGATCGACCGCCATCCCGACGGCACCCCGACCGGGCTGCTCGTCGAACATCCGGCGGTCGCCCTGGTCCGCGCGGTCATCCCGGAACCCGACCAGGCGACGAGGATCGGCTGGATCACCGCCGGGCAGGCGGAGCTGCTCGCGCACGGCATCACCACTGCGGTCGACCCGGCGGTGCCCGCCGCCGAACTGGCCGCGTACGCGGCCGCCGGGCGCTCCGGTGCGCTGCGGCTGCGTACCGTCGCGATGCCGCTGGGCGGCGACGACGTCGACGACGCGGAGTTGTTGCGTACCCTCGATGAACTTGACTTTGATCGGGCCGCGCCCAGGCTGCTGCGCGCCGGGCCGACGAAGCTGTTCCTCGACGGCGGTGGTTCGCTCGGCACCGCGCTGCGGTCGACGCCCTGGCCAGGCACCGACGACTACCACGGCAATCAGAGCCTGCGCACCGCGACGCTGCGCGCGCACTGCGTCGCGGCGGCCGCACACGGGCGCGGCGTCGGCGTGCACGCGGTCGGCGACGCCGCGATCGACCTCACCCTGTCGGTCTTCGCCGAGGTCGCGGCGCATACCCCGATCACCGGCCTGGGCTTCCACCTGATCCACGCCTACCTCGGGCCGGGCCCGGTGACGATGGCCACCGCGCGGCGGCTCGGCGTGCCGGTGTCGGCGCATCCGGCGCTGCAGTGGGCGTTCGGGCTCAACCTGATCGAACGGCTCGGCGAGCCGGCCGCCGCTGCCGCGAACCCGCTGCGGTCCTGGCTGGACGCCGGGGTGACGGTCGGCGGCGGCTCCGACGGGCCGGGGCCGCCGATGTCGGTGCTGCACGGCATCTGGCAGGCCCGGACCAGACGGGTCCGGGGCCGCGACGAGCCGCTCGGGCCGGACCAGGCGGTCACCGCGTCTGAGGCGCTGGCGCTGTTCACCAGCGGGGCCGCCGAGGTGGCGGGCAATCGGCGGGCCGGCTGGGGCGGCGGGGTGTTGCGGGTCGGCGAGCCGGCGGACCTGACGGTGCTCGACGTCGATCCACTCACCCCGGACGCCGACGCGCTGCTCGCCGGCACCGTTCTGGCCACTGTGGTGGCCGGCGAGGTCCGCTACGCCGCCAGCTGA
- a CDS encoding maleylpyruvate isomerase N-terminal domain-containing protein has protein sequence MDYRQMYASAASTFAELIHRVPGDRWAGPGLGEWSLADLVGHTVSSALRQVPEVLATAGQAGAPVAGLATTPATLPPIGVDSPEAYWALPRSVPAELLAAAVAASSVDARRTGESLFAAGPAADTAAAPTVGPAAAVVDDWVRQATAALASVADDDVVHTRVGGIRVDVWLPTRTFELVVHGLDVAAAAGVPVEFAAPALAETTAQAARVAVVVGDGPLVLRALTGRAALPPGFSVV, from the coding sequence ATGGACTATCGCCAGATGTACGCCTCGGCCGCGTCGACCTTCGCCGAGCTGATCCACCGGGTGCCCGGCGACCGCTGGGCCGGTCCAGGACTCGGTGAATGGTCCCTTGCGGATCTCGTCGGGCACACCGTCAGCTCGGCGCTGCGTCAGGTGCCCGAGGTGCTGGCCACGGCCGGGCAGGCCGGAGCGCCCGTCGCCGGATTGGCGACCACGCCGGCCACTCTGCCGCCGATCGGGGTCGACTCGCCGGAGGCCTACTGGGCGCTGCCGCGTAGTGTGCCGGCCGAGCTGCTGGCGGCCGCGGTCGCAGCGTCGTCAGTGGACGCCCGCCGTACCGGAGAATCGTTGTTCGCCGCCGGACCCGCCGCCGACACCGCGGCCGCGCCCACCGTCGGACCTGCCGCCGCCGTGGTCGACGACTGGGTACGCCAGGCGACGGCGGCGCTGGCATCGGTGGCGGACGACGACGTGGTGCACACCCGGGTAGGCGGTATCCGGGTCGACGTCTGGCTGCCGACCCGGACCTTCGAGTTGGTGGTGCATGGCTTGGACGTCGCTGCGGCAGCCGGAGTGCCGGTCGAGTTCGCGGCACCGGCCCTCGCCGAGACAACGGCGCAGGCGGCCCGGGTCGCCGTCGTGGTCGGTGACGGGCCCCTGGTGCTGCGGGCGCTGACCGGCCGGGCCGCGCTGCCGCCGGGCTTCTCCGTCGTGTGA
- a CDS encoding TetR/AcrR family transcriptional regulator: protein MSSTGPDPAGKPLTITERARRAQFVQVTIDLIAEHGYPGTSLARIAEAAEVSKAAVLYHFPTKDAVVRAAYRAVIAALTTAVGAAVADRPGPAALYAYVRSLVGHLSAHPDHARMIIEAITADAGITDSPDDRGRWETVAEFIDAAKAAGDYRADVESRSTAVIVNGAIDAIVAQRLADPGFDAAAAAGTLVDLLDRALR, encoded by the coding sequence ATGTCGTCAACTGGCCCGGACCCGGCGGGCAAGCCGCTCACCATCACCGAGCGGGCTCGGCGCGCGCAGTTCGTCCAGGTGACCATCGACCTCATCGCCGAGCACGGGTACCCAGGCACGTCGTTGGCCCGGATCGCCGAGGCGGCCGAGGTCTCCAAGGCGGCCGTGCTCTACCACTTCCCGACCAAGGACGCGGTGGTCCGGGCCGCATACCGGGCGGTGATAGCGGCGCTTACCACTGCTGTCGGCGCGGCTGTCGCGGACCGGCCGGGTCCCGCCGCGCTGTACGCCTACGTCCGCTCGCTGGTCGGCCACCTGAGCGCCCACCCAGATCACGCCCGCATGATCATCGAGGCGATCACCGCCGACGCCGGGATCACCGACAGCCCGGACGACCGGGGCCGCTGGGAGACGGTGGCGGAGTTCATCGACGCGGCCAAGGCGGCCGGCGACTACCGCGCCGATGTCGAGTCGCGCAGTACGGCCGTCATCGTCAACGGGGCGATCGACGCCATCGTCGCGCAGCGCCTCGCCGACCCCGGGTTCGACGCGGCGGCTGCCGCCGGCACACTCGTCGACCTGCTCGACCGGGCGCTGCGGTAG
- a CDS encoding Fic/DOC family protein translates to MTVDPYLDPATGVLRNRLGISDPAQLREAEAGLTLAALADLGTRTLPGGYDLPHLQAFHREIFADLYQWAGELRMVGIAKSDPFCLPQHIETYSADVFGGLAKELHLRGLTRDGFLGRVTHYFAEVNAIHPFREGNGRTQRAFFRQLSREAGWPIDWSRLDPNLNEAASKASLQGSNDALRHLLAGLLPH, encoded by the coding sequence GTGACCGTCGATCCATACCTCGATCCGGCGACGGGTGTGCTGCGCAACCGGCTAGGAATCTCAGACCCGGCGCAGCTACGCGAGGCGGAAGCGGGTTTGACGCTCGCGGCGTTGGCGGACCTCGGAACCCGGACGCTACCTGGCGGCTACGACCTGCCCCACCTGCAAGCCTTCCACCGGGAGATATTCGCTGATCTATATCAGTGGGCGGGCGAGCTGAGGATGGTCGGCATCGCCAAGTCGGACCCGTTCTGCCTTCCGCAGCACATCGAGACGTACTCGGCCGACGTGTTCGGCGGGTTGGCCAAAGAGCTGCACCTACGTGGGTTGACGCGTGATGGCTTCCTGGGGCGGGTAACTCACTACTTCGCCGAGGTAAACGCAATCCACCCGTTCCGCGAGGGTAACGGTCGTACGCAGCGCGCCTTCTTCCGTCAGCTCAGCCGGGAAGCGGGGTGGCCCATCGACTGGTCACGTCTTGATCCAAACCTCAACGAAGCCGCCTCCAAGGCCTCTCTGCAAGGTAGCAACGATGCGCTGCGTCATCTCCTCGCGGGCTTGCTTCCGCACTGA
- a CDS encoding antitoxin VbhA family protein: MLIETLSVREAREQLPSVLERFRNGDRTPVGVGSHRKTEAVMVPVEVFDELTAERARSLTQAAASVRAEGLTASADVETVMERWTRGEISTEQMRNLVRRLYGAA, translated from the coding sequence GTGCTGATTGAGACGTTGTCGGTTCGCGAAGCCCGTGAGCAACTGCCCAGCGTTCTCGAACGCTTCCGTAACGGCGACCGTACGCCGGTAGGCGTGGGTTCGCATCGCAAGACCGAGGCTGTCATGGTTCCGGTAGAGGTCTTCGATGAGCTGACTGCCGAGCGGGCCCGGTCGCTGACGCAAGCAGCGGCCTCGGTAAGGGCTGAAGGGTTGACAGCGAGCGCCGACGTCGAGACCGTGATGGAGCGATGGACTCGCGGCGAGATCAGCACTGAGCAGATGCGGAATCTGGTCCGGCGGCTCTACGGTGCGGCGTGA
- the pyrE gene encoding orotate phosphoribosyltransferase yields MDIADLARRVDATARLTGRFVLRSGRVADEYFDKYQFEADPVLLDALAEGMAALVPPETEVLAGLEMGGIAVVTAVGRHTGLPCAFVRKTAKTYGTARLAEGAAVAGRRVLVVEDVVTSGGQVVASTGQLRELGAVVDAALCVIDRQEGGAPALAAEGIRLQALLTRADLDRR; encoded by the coding sequence GTGGACATTGCGGATCTGGCCCGGCGGGTCGACGCCACCGCCCGGCTGACCGGGCGGTTCGTGTTGCGCTCCGGGCGGGTGGCCGACGAGTACTTCGACAAGTATCAGTTCGAGGCTGACCCGGTGCTGCTCGACGCGTTGGCCGAGGGGATGGCGGCGCTGGTGCCGCCGGAGACCGAGGTGCTCGCCGGGCTGGAAATGGGCGGCATCGCGGTGGTGACCGCGGTGGGCCGCCACACCGGGCTGCCGTGTGCCTTCGTACGCAAGACGGCGAAGACGTACGGCACCGCCCGGCTGGCCGAAGGCGCGGCGGTCGCTGGCCGGCGGGTCCTGGTCGTCGAGGACGTGGTCACCTCCGGCGGGCAGGTGGTGGCCTCCACTGGCCAACTGCGTGAGCTCGGCGCCGTCGTCGATGCCGCGCTGTGCGTGATCGACCGCCAGGAGGGCGGAGCACCGGCGTTGGCGGCCGAGGGCATCCGGCTGCAGGCGCTGCTGACCCGGGCCGATCTCGACCGCCGCTGA
- a CDS encoding cytochrome P450/oxidoreductase has product MTDFDHHSDACNADPVGYYRAYREKCPVGRTEAHGGFVYTTRYADVVRVARDDDTFSSARATAGGDGTAIVIPRGPGLEQYPIELDPPAATGYRDLINPLLTQDAVAKLAPMIARHTTRVIDAFVTEGSVDFVRDLTNPLPAAVTLDWLGFPESDWAKLAKPIHDIFAALPGSDRAIRGAQGLAYLDERIRDLIRDRRAEPADDAVSYLVAQRRADGEPFSVDELVSVIGLLVAGGVDTTTSLTGSTLVHLSRNPEQRQRLIDSPDLLDGATEEFLRVFAPSQSMARTARADAQVGGCPVTAGERVLIPWVAANHDPAVFPEPEQVRLDRDATRHLSFGIGSHRCAGAHLARLMFREMITQVLTRLPDYRVVEDGLVGYPTKGNQTGWDAIPAVFTSGRRAADAATGGVPVPARPGGNRELVVEAVTTVAEQVLEVRLAAADGAPLPTWAPGAHLEVRLPSGRVRQYSLCGDPDESGRYRIGVLRETAGRGGSVELHTVAATGATLTVRGPRNHFPLVDADEYLFLAGGIGITPILAMVREAVRRGTPFRVVYGGRSRASMAFTDELVALAGDRAVLLPQDEAGLPDLAALIGGTGDAAAIYCCGPGAMINAVERTCGDAGRTGQLHVERFAAGDDLEVAFDPAANTEFDVHLARTGVTLRVPKDKRMIEVLREAVPGLTYDCEKGYCGACETRVLAGTPEHRDSLLTADERAAGRSMMICVGRCTSDRLVLDL; this is encoded by the coding sequence ATGACTGACTTCGATCACCACTCTGACGCCTGCAACGCCGACCCGGTCGGCTACTACCGCGCGTACCGGGAGAAGTGCCCGGTCGGGCGGACCGAGGCGCACGGCGGTTTCGTCTACACCACCCGGTACGCCGACGTGGTCCGCGTCGCCCGCGACGACGACACCTTCTCCTCGGCCCGCGCCACCGCTGGCGGCGACGGCACCGCCATCGTCATCCCGCGCGGCCCCGGCCTGGAGCAGTACCCGATCGAGCTCGACCCACCGGCCGCCACCGGCTACCGCGACCTGATCAACCCGCTGCTCACCCAGGACGCGGTCGCCAAGCTCGCCCCGATGATCGCCCGGCACACCACCCGGGTGATCGACGCCTTCGTCACCGAAGGATCCGTCGACTTCGTCCGCGACCTGACCAACCCGCTGCCGGCCGCCGTCACCCTCGACTGGCTCGGCTTCCCCGAATCCGACTGGGCCAAGCTGGCCAAGCCGATCCACGACATCTTCGCCGCGCTGCCGGGCAGCGACCGCGCCATCCGGGGCGCGCAGGGCCTGGCGTACCTGGACGAACGGATCCGGGACCTGATCCGCGACCGGCGGGCCGAGCCCGCCGACGACGCGGTCAGCTACCTGGTCGCCCAGCGCCGCGCAGACGGCGAACCCTTCAGCGTCGACGAACTCGTCTCGGTGATCGGCCTGCTGGTCGCCGGCGGGGTGGACACCACCACGTCGCTGACCGGATCCACCCTGGTGCACCTGAGCCGAAACCCGGAACAGCGGCAGCGCCTGATCGACTCCCCCGACCTGCTAGACGGCGCCACCGAGGAGTTCCTGCGGGTCTTCGCGCCGTCGCAGTCGATGGCCCGCACGGCCCGCGCCGACGCGCAGGTCGGCGGCTGCCCGGTCACCGCCGGCGAACGCGTCCTCATCCCCTGGGTCGCCGCCAACCACGACCCGGCGGTCTTCCCCGAGCCCGAACAGGTCCGGCTCGACCGCGACGCCACCCGCCACCTCAGCTTCGGCATCGGCAGCCACCGGTGCGCCGGTGCCCACCTGGCCCGGCTGATGTTCCGCGAAATGATCACCCAGGTGCTGACCCGACTGCCCGACTACCGGGTTGTCGAAGACGGCCTCGTCGGCTACCCCACCAAGGGAAACCAGACCGGCTGGGACGCCATCCCAGCGGTGTTCACCTCCGGTCGGCGCGCCGCCGACGCGGCGACCGGAGGTGTCCCGGTGCCGGCCCGCCCGGGTGGCAACCGGGAGCTGGTCGTCGAGGCGGTCACCACCGTCGCCGAGCAGGTGCTGGAGGTACGGCTGGCCGCCGCCGACGGCGCCCCGCTGCCGACCTGGGCACCCGGCGCACACCTGGAGGTACGGCTGCCATCCGGTCGGGTTCGGCAGTACTCGCTCTGTGGCGACCCGGACGAGTCCGGCCGCTACCGGATCGGCGTACTGCGGGAGACCGCCGGCCGGGGCGGATCCGTCGAACTGCACACCGTCGCCGCGACCGGCGCGACACTGACCGTACGCGGCCCGCGTAACCACTTCCCGCTGGTCGACGCCGACGAGTACCTCTTCCTGGCCGGCGGCATCGGCATCACCCCGATCCTCGCCATGGTCCGCGAAGCCGTCCGGCGCGGCACGCCGTTCCGCGTCGTCTACGGGGGCCGCAGCCGCGCGTCGATGGCCTTCACCGACGAACTGGTCGCCCTCGCTGGCGACCGGGCAGTCCTGCTGCCGCAGGACGAGGCCGGGCTGCCCGACCTGGCCGCGCTGATCGGCGGCACCGGCGACGCCGCCGCCATCTACTGCTGCGGACCCGGCGCGATGATCAACGCGGTGGAACGGACCTGCGGCGACGCCGGACGCACCGGGCAACTGCACGTGGAACGCTTCGCCGCCGGCGACGACCTGGAAGTCGCGTTCGACCCGGCGGCCAACACCGAGTTCGACGTGCACCTGGCCCGCACCGGCGTCACCCTGCGGGTGCCGAAGGACAAGCGGATGATCGAGGTGCTGCGTGAGGCAGTCCCCGGGCTGACCTACGACTGCGAGAAGGGCTACTGCGGTGCCTGCGAGACCCGGGTGCTGGCCGGCACGCCGGAGCACCGCGACTCGCTGCTCACCGCCGACGAACGGGCCGCCGGGCGCAGCATGATGATCTGCGTCGGCCGGTGCACCTCCGACCGCCTGGTGCTCGACCTCTAG
- a CDS encoding TauD/TfdA family dioxygenase, producing MTTAIDLAPISGPSAWRGDELVTSTEWIYQLSDAERTELETVGRTFVADNPDLRTVTAADYPLPACAALNAECAEQMDAGRGFILVRGLRTEEYGDTLAGAIFYLMGLHLGVPMGQNQMGDVLDHVIATSNKTLDDPSALPSRVRDRLPFHSDSSDVVALMCLRAAKDGGSSSLVSGTTIYNEILRRRPDLAPLLFEPWHWDWYKQDHDAPAKTYLSPICSYVDGVFSTYAGSSMIFSAQDYPEVPRLTEAQIELLNLYDEIAQEPGLALDMDFQPGDVQWLLNYAALHSRTGYVDFPEPERRRHLLRLWLKRDVGRPLVEGFGKNVVTDRGAAAVVPGGRFKIAEAAEPNFEWGN from the coding sequence ATGACGACCGCAATCGACCTAGCCCCGATCTCCGGCCCGTCCGCCTGGCGCGGCGACGAGCTGGTCACCTCCACCGAATGGATCTACCAGCTCAGCGACGCCGAACGGACCGAGCTGGAAACCGTCGGCCGCACGTTCGTCGCGGACAACCCCGACCTGCGTACGGTGACCGCCGCCGACTACCCGCTGCCCGCCTGCGCCGCCCTCAACGCCGAATGCGCCGAGCAGATGGACGCCGGCCGCGGCTTCATCCTGGTGCGCGGACTGCGCACCGAGGAGTACGGCGACACCCTCGCCGGCGCGATCTTCTACCTGATGGGGCTGCACCTCGGCGTACCAATGGGGCAGAACCAGATGGGCGACGTGCTCGACCACGTCATCGCCACCTCGAACAAGACCCTCGACGACCCGTCGGCGCTGCCGTCGCGGGTGCGTGACCGGCTGCCGTTCCACTCCGACAGCTCCGACGTCGTCGCGCTGATGTGCCTGCGCGCCGCCAAGGACGGCGGGTCGAGCAGCCTGGTCAGCGGCACCACCATCTACAACGAGATCCTGCGCCGCCGGCCCGACCTGGCCCCGCTGCTGTTCGAGCCGTGGCACTGGGACTGGTACAAGCAGGACCACGACGCCCCGGCCAAGACCTACCTGTCGCCGATCTGCAGCTACGTCGACGGTGTCTTCAGCACGTACGCCGGCAGCTCGATGATCTTCTCGGCGCAGGACTACCCGGAGGTGCCCCGGCTCACCGAGGCGCAGATCGAGTTGCTAAACCTCTACGACGAGATCGCCCAGGAGCCGGGCCTGGCGCTGGACATGGACTTCCAGCCCGGCGACGTGCAGTGGCTGCTGAACTACGCCGCCCTGCACTCGCGGACCGGCTATGTCGACTTCCCGGAGCCGGAGCGTCGCCGCCACCTGCTGCGGCTGTGGCTCAAGCGGGACGTCGGCCGGCCGCTGGTGGAGGGCTTCGGCAAGAACGTCGTCACCGACCGGGGCGCGGCGGCCGTGGTGCCGGGTGGCCGGTTCAAGATCGCCGAGGCCGCCGAGCCGAACTTCGAGTGGGGCAACTGA
- a CDS encoding alpha/beta fold hydrolase, with translation MRRLLPRVRRRWIVGGGAALIALVLLIASFALRTPAPVGHFTSAAAQDRFVAAYQRAMTELPSPDQTLDVRTSYGVVRLYHFAGANPEAAPLLLLPGRASAAPVWADNLPALLRLRSVYTIDLLGEPGMSIQQRPIETPADHAQWLHEVLVELPEPRIHLLGLSIGGWTAMNLAVHRPEKIASVMLLDPVLVFADLSWQAIVRSIPASVRWFPRSWRDGFASWTANDAPVDDVPVAQMIEAGMQTYALKLSAPRRLTDEELTRVRTPTLALLAGQSRMHDTAEAAQVADSALPEATVIVYPEASHAINGEYPDRVAADLAEFLATSGR, from the coding sequence ATGCGCCGACTACTGCCACGGGTCCGTCGCCGCTGGATCGTCGGCGGTGGTGCCGCCCTGATCGCCCTCGTGCTACTGATCGCCAGCTTCGCCCTCCGCACTCCCGCACCGGTCGGCCATTTCACCTCAGCCGCAGCGCAGGACCGCTTTGTCGCCGCGTACCAGCGGGCCATGACGGAGCTCCCCAGTCCTGATCAGACACTGGATGTACGGACCAGTTACGGCGTCGTGCGGCTCTATCACTTCGCCGGCGCCAACCCGGAAGCCGCTCCCCTGCTGCTGCTGCCCGGACGGGCCTCCGCCGCACCGGTCTGGGCGGACAACCTGCCCGCACTGCTGCGGCTGCGCAGCGTCTACACCATCGACCTGCTCGGCGAGCCGGGCATGAGCATCCAACAGCGCCCGATCGAGACCCCTGCCGACCACGCCCAGTGGCTGCACGAGGTGCTGGTGGAGTTGCCGGAGCCGCGCATCCATCTGCTCGGCCTGTCCATCGGCGGCTGGACCGCGATGAACCTGGCGGTGCACCGGCCCGAGAAGATCGCCAGTGTCATGCTGCTCGACCCGGTCCTGGTCTTCGCCGACCTGTCCTGGCAGGCGATCGTCCGGTCGATCCCGGCCAGCGTCCGCTGGTTCCCCAGGTCGTGGCGGGACGGATTCGCCAGTTGGACCGCCAACGACGCGCCCGTCGACGACGTACCGGTCGCCCAGATGATCGAGGCCGGCATGCAGACGTACGCACTGAAGCTCTCGGCGCCGCGCCGGCTGACGGACGAGGAGCTAACCCGGGTACGGACGCCCACACTGGCACTGCTCGCCGGGCAGTCCCGGATGCACGACACGGCCGAGGCGGCCCAGGTCGCCGACAGTGCGCTGCCCGAGGCGACCGTGATCGTCTACCCGGAGGCCTCCCACGCCATCAACGGCGAGTACCCGGACCGGGTCGCCGCCGACCTCGCCGAATTCCTCGCCACCTCCGGCCGTTAG